tcattttaaatctCAGAGAGTGGTGCGACCCAGCGTGGGAAATCTTCAGTTCAAAAAGCTTTCAGTGGTGGAAATGGGTAACTTGACCAAACCTTTCTCAGTGGAAGAAATTAAGTCGGCGGTGTGGGATTGTGATAGCTTTAAAAGTCCGGGCCCCGATGGCATTAATTTTGGTTTCATTAAGAATTTTTGGAATGAGATGAAAGAGGATGTTGTGAGATTTGTCACTGAGTTTCATAGGAATGGGAGGTTGTCGAAAGGTATAAATGCTACGTTCATTGCCCTTATACCTAAAGTAGAGTGCCCTCAATCCCTGAATGATTTTAGACCGATTTCGTTGGTGGGgagtctttataaaattttggcaaagcTTATAGCTAATAGGTTGCGTCAGGTTATTGGGAGTGTTGTGTCGGACGTTCAGTCCGCGTTTGTTAAAAATAGGCAAATTCTTGATGGCATTCTGATAGCTAATGAGGTGGTTGATGAGGCTCGTAAGTCTAAGAAAGATCTGTTGTTGTTTAAAGTGGATTTTGAGAAGGCGTATGACTCAGTTGATTGGGGGTATCTTGAGGAGGTTATGGTTAGGATGTCGTTTCCAACGTTATGGAGAAAATGGATCAAGGAATGTGTTTGTACAGCAACAGCTTCAGTTTTAGTGAATGGCAGTCCTACAGATGAGTTCCCGTTAGAGCGAGGTTTACGACAGGGTGACCCTCTttctccttttttgtttttgttagctGCTGAAGGGTTAAATGTGTTGATGACATCCATGGTTGAAGCCAATGTCTTTACGGGTTACAGTGTGGGTGGCACTAATCCTGTCGTGGTGTCTCATCTTCAGTTTGCTGATGACATGCTCTTGGTAGGGAATAAAAGTTGGGCAAATGTTCGTGCTTTGAGGGCTGGTCTCGTTTTGTTTGAAGCTATGTCTGGtttgaaagttaattttcataaaagctCTCTGGTTGGGGTCAACATTAATGTCTCGTGGTTGTCTGAGGCGGCCTCTGTGTTGGGGTGCAAAGTGGGTAAAGTTCCGTTTCTATACTTGGGCCTCCCGATTGGAGGTAATCCGAGCCGGTTATTATTTTGGGAGCCTATTGTTAAACGTATAAAGTCTAGATTGTCTGGTTGGCATAGTAGGTACCTTTCCTTTGGTGGTCGCTTGATTCTGCTCAAATCTGTCTTAACTGCGATTCCTGTCTATgcactttcctttttcaaagctccgtcaggtataatctcttatATTAAatctttgtttaataaatttttttggggggaTGTGAGGATAAAAGAAAGATTTCGTGGGTTGGGTGGAGTTCTGTGTGCTTGAGGAGGGAGTATGGAGGGTTGGGTGTTAGGAGGTTGCGAGAGTTTAACATTGCTTTGTTGGGGAAATGGTGTTAGAGGCTGTTAGTTGATAGGGGAGGTTTGTGGAGTAGGGTGTTGTTGGCTAGGTATGGCGTGGAGGatgggggccggagttgttcttTGTGGTGGAGGGAGATTGTGAGGATTAGAGATGGGATAGGTGAGGGTGGGGAGGGATGGTTTTCAGGTTGTGTTAGGAGGAGGGTGGGGGATGGAGCTGATACCGATTTTTGGCGCGATTGTTGGTGTGGCAGTGTTCCGTTGTGTGTGCGTTTTAGGCGGCTTTATGATTTAGCTGTCAATAATGTTATTACAGTGCGGAACATATTTTTGTTGGGGGTGGAGGGAGATGGGGGGGCGTGGCAGTGGCGTCGTCGTTTATGGGTATGGGAGGAGGAATTGTTAGTAGAGTGTAGGGATTTATTACTGACAGTCACTTTGCAGGAATCAGAAACTGACAGGTGGATGTGATTGCCGGATCAGATTTCTGGTTATACTGTTCGTGGTGCATATGACTTGTTGACATCACAGGAACAACCTCTTGTTCATCAAAATATGgagttaatttggcataaacaggttcCTTTAAAAGTTTCTATCCTTGCTTGGCGACTGTTGAGGGATCGCTTACCTACTAAATCTAATTTGGTGGCACGAGGGATTATAGCTGTGGAAAACCGATTTTGTGTAACGGGATGTGGGCAGGTTGAAGATgtgaatcatttatttttgtcttgttTGACTTTTGGTGCCTTGTGGCCTCTGGTGCGGGCTTGGCTTGGTGTCGAAGGGGTCGATTCTCATACTATCTCAGATCACTTTGTGcaatttattgaatatgcagGTGGCTTGAAATCGCGTCGAtcattatttcatttgatttggtttcaaTGTGTCTCGGTTTTATGGAAAGAACGGAATGATAGGTTATTTCAGAATCGTCACAGTTCTATACCACTATTGCTAGATAAAGTAAACTCAAATACCTTGTGGTGGTTGAACGCTAGTAACATAgtctttatttttggtacacatagttggtggtcgagcccgcttCTATGTTTGGGCATTGACTATCCTTGATGTAATTTTGACTGTGTTGTAAtctttttgtgattgttttggCACGTCTTGTGCTTCAACAATTACAGTGTTTTTAgtaatatattacatttttgtttgttaaaaaaaaaagatcttatTGACCAAACctcaaaattgaaaagtttGTGGCGGGTATGCAAGTGCATCACCTTAACTCAATGTGGCTCCGCATTGACggtaatctatatatatatatatgagtcggGATCCGTTGACActaggtgtcaacggattcgttgacaccaaatcataaTCTTCCATTTCAGTTTAATCAATGGCTCGTAATTACTCACAAGAAATATATTGTGATCTCCAACTCTTACAGTGCATGTAATCTCGCTCCAttattgtgtgtgtgttttttttttttaacggatcTTGgactttataatatttaatgcTGAAAATTGGATGCATTATGTATTGCCAAAGGTGAACGAAGGCAATCAAGAGGatatctttctttatttatttcagtcaCAGACATATCATATATCATGACAATGGaggtttaatatatatattttttttatttttaacggGATGCTCAGAAtaattgtttggaaaaattcatattaatgaTAGTTATTTTATAGTAGAAATTAATCTGAGATCACTTAATATAATCGAGCAGTGTGAACataattaaatagaataaatCATAATCGAGCAGTGTGAACATTAATATAATTCTTCAATATTTAATGACAAGGTAATATAGttaaaacataacaacaatCCATTTTGCAGCAGCTTTGTATTCACACAAATCAATGGCAGAAGCAAGTGAAAGGTACAACTAGTTTTCTTTGCCTTGTTTTCTTCAACTAATCCAATAACCCACAAAtttcataattcatattttttttaaactcggtATCCAATCCAAAATCAACTATTTTAACACGATTAATTTTCTTGATTTCTAGGGTTGCACTTGTGACAGGAGCAAACAGGGGAATTGGATTTGCAATATGCAAGCAATTGGTTTCTAATGGTATCAAAGTGGTGCTGGCAGCAAGAGATGAGAAGAGAGGTCTTGAAGCTGTTGATAAATTGAAGGATCTTGCACTTCCTGGCCATGTGGTTTTCCATCAACTTGATGTCATAGATCCTACAAGTATTGGATCTTTTGCAGATTTCCTCAAAAAtcaatttggtaaacttgataTCTTGGTATGATAATTCTCTTGTTTTTTCGGTCTAttcttttcataattatatttaatttaaaagtatTAGCATTTAGGATATGTTAGGAActgttgtagaaatataatatcaaaattagaGTCTTAAGACTATGAAGGAGAAAttaagcacaaaataaaatatattttttattgactcattcattcattcattcatgtcctaatgataaaattaaaatgaaccaTTCTACATGAATGATAGCCATCCATGTATCACCATCATAGAAGAGCTTAATAAAACCCAAAAtataatctctcaaaaaaaatcaaaatataaaacaattaaaattaaaatcattactagcttttgttaaaattttaaaatgaaattgttcAACTATCATTTTCTCCCGGTTCAGACTGAAATTTGTCTTATAGTTAAGAAGaaaatcttaatatttaatGTTAGTGTCTTGTGtacttgagagatttgatgGTGGGAGAGACCAATAAGATAAAGTTAATTGTTGACTTGCTAGTGTCTTGtggaattttaataaataaaaaaatcaattatggaAACTCAAAAAGTTATATGTGCATGTTACATGGACTATGGTTATCTTGTTGGGAATAGTTAAGATAACATGATTCATGGAGTAATCCTATCACATGGTTTAAGGGCCTTGGAAAAGAAAAGGTGTATGAGGGAGTATGTCATGCTCATACGGatccaaatattttaataagtggggtcaaaattatataataaaagaaaactgGTTAAATATTTTATGTCATGCTCTAAGATTACtggttaaatattttataaaagaaaactttatcttaaaaataagcGTTATTTTTATCGATAtaataattacaattttttttataaaaaactacttcttttGATTTAATAACTAGTGCTCTTAAAACACTCAATAGGATCCTTCTTAGTTTGCAATTTTTTGTAGTATTATAAATGAACTATGTGAAgacaataatattatatataagtgAAGTCAAACCGGATAAATATCtaattttagattaaaaatacAATACACAAGTGGAGGGAAGTGGAGTCGGTTGACCCCATTGCCCCCACTTTGGATCCTTCCATGGATGAAtatattctcaatttctctAAACAATGGGAGTATTTCATTGGAAAATATTAGATAGACACAAATACCCAGATTCAAGATctaattttgaaattatttttaaaaaaatggtcatatctatctcttttataaatttttttatttcatttgtgaaaaagaaaagaatataaCAACTATTACTTTGAGTAAGTTACAACATGATTTCTAAGTACCaataaagactaaaatgaaGTTTAAAGCTCTCCTTCAAGTTTATCCTGATCTTAGTTAGTCGCTGAGACTCAACTCacctaaattttttgtttagcaaAAAGAAATATAGAGCTAAATATTTTCATCTGTCAATTATAATTTCTTGCACATCTTGACATAccataaatcctttaaaatttgTCTATAGGTAAACAATGCTGGAATTGTAGGAGCACAAGTGGATGGTGAAGCTTTGGCTGCTCTTGGTGTTGTGGTATGATAATCACTTAATTACATCCACTCTTTGAATCTGTGTTTACAACAAAAGCTTAGaatgttttattaaaattaaatttcaaatatattgaaaatcaaatttaatgaaATTCTCTTTGAATTGATTTCTTGTTCGGTTGTGCAGGTAGATCCTAGCAAAGTTGACTggactaaaatatattttgaaaactatGAATTAGTTGAGAAAGGCCTAAGAACAAACTATTTTGGAACCAAAGAATTAACTAGAATTCTGATTCCCCTTCTTCAGTGTTCAAGCTCGCCAAAAATTGTCAATGTTTCTTCCTCTATTGGAAGGTTGGAGGTACGACTACTTAGCTTATGTTTGGTATTTTTGTGGATATGTCAGAATCAGGGTATGATCTACTCATCGTGGTTTTCTATTTTTGATCGAAATTGTTTCAGAGTTATAAGAATTTCCCCAACTCTAGAAATTTATCTAATATAATTTGTTCTCGCTCTTGATGACATGTATATATAACTAATTGAAGGTTTGCTTATTGTAATGTAATTTTTCCGCAGATTTTGGCAAATGGACGACCTAAAGAAATACTAAGTGATGTCGAAAATCTTACCGAAGAAAAGATTGATGAAATCATGAATGAATTTCTAAAGGATTATAAGGAGGGTTCACATGAAACCAAAGGTTGGCCTCAATCAAATTCTGCATACATTGTTTCAAAAGTTGCTCTTAACGCCTACACAAGAGTTCTTGCCAAGAAGTACCCTTCTTTTTCGATAAATGCTATTTCCCCTGGTTTTGTGAAAACTGATATGACTCATGGTAATGGTGCTCTAACATCTGATGAAGGTGCTGAACCTATTGTGAAATTGGCACTACAAGATGGTAGTCCTTCTGGTCTCTTTTTCTCTCGAGGCGAAGAGAAATCATTTTGATCGACGATTAATTTCAgcttggaaataaaatatttgtctaAACCAGTCGTGTTTTAAACTAGTTTTTATGCTATAAACAATGATGTTCATTCTAATGTTAAACTTTATTTACATTCTTCTTATTAAATGGGATTGGAATAATATGCTGTTGATTGTGTTTTATACTTTTATCTGTGAGACAGACGATAAACAATGGAGTCTAGTATGGAACACAATTCATTGTCTATACCGAGTTATGAAACAGAAtgaagtactttttttttgtggtggccggggtttgaactccggaccttacatatattatttattcataccaattgagctaagctcaggAGAACATAGAGTGAAGTACTTAAATAAAGGATATAAAGCCTTACATGatgatcatatatataatcataatTTTGGAGTAATTAGAACTTGATATAACCATTCTTCATCATCCATTCTAGACTCCAGTGTTTGTTCACGTTTTTGAATGCCCAATAAGCATACCCAAATGTTGCTCTCCCATAAACATCTAATTGAGCCTTACCAAATCTTTTGTAGTCATTTTTTATAGCTCCTTTAACTTGCCACTCAGCAACCCATTCACCTTGAATTCAAATTCACATTgtttagaaaagaaaacaaaattgtatattatttagagaaataaaaataattgaaattataatttatcCAACATGTACCCTAAAGTTCTCTATCGACTATACTCTTTGAGGGATCTCCTCTTTGAGTTCTCTATGAGACTAATCTTTGAATGgacaataactttttttttcacttttttttttcttttgtactgGGTTGGATTTTCTCTCAAAATGGACAAGTCATATAATCGAACCCATGTTcaagttattttttaaggagATTCTCAACACTACATTGGTCGTTTTAATACTTTGTAGTCGAATTTCTCATATAAAGTATCTATTTGAAAATGTCACCGTAAAATGGCGAGTAAACGATTTATATTCAGAGAAAGAAAGATTTGATCATTAATTTGAAGAGTACTCACCGACAAAAATAAGAGGACCATTTGAGGTTGTAACAAAATTCAAATCCGATGATCGATTATTgtaaatataatcaatattttgtTGAACACTCATGTTTGTAAACTCATCTCCAAAGATGCTGTAGTAGTGGACATCAATCACTGATCCCATAAGGCCATTAGCAAGAGGGAAGAATTCTCTAGGCATGGAGGATCCTAATCTATTTGAGAACACCACAAATACAGTAGAAGAGTGCTTTCTCACTGCTTCATAACCATCCTTGTAGTATTTGTTCAAACTTTCTAGTGTTGCATCAGGTGACCTAGGCTCGTTTAGAAGTTCAACTGCATAAAGACTTGGACTTTTTGCATACCTATGACacataaaaatatagaaatgattatatatttaatatacaaATAACATGGAATAATTATTACTTATATCATGAATAGTTGTGTATTATAATGTCATattatgaagcacggacacagaCACAACCGGACACGACACAGACATCGACACGTCGACATgtataataatttgagaaaatgatataattcagtgtaattataagtGTCGTGTCAGTGTCGGGCACCGATGCGTGTCTGACACCGGAACATCCTTATTTAGAGAAGAGTCTGTGCTTCATTGCTTATATGTAATGTGATGTATGCACCTTGCAGTTAAGAAGTCAATGACTTGAACAGTTTGTTTGATACTTTCATCTGTTTTGCCCCATTCTTGTGCTCCATCTCTTGAAGAGCTATGCTCATAGCCATTTTGAGAATCAGGTGCTGCATGAAGATCAATCATCACTTTCAATCCATATTTTCTGCAGATAGAACATCATTAACCATAATATCATCATAGGCaaattacttgaaaaaaaatcttatttagtTTGTGGACATACTCAGCCCACAAAAATGCATTGTCTAGTGCGTGCAATGAACCTCCCACATAAGGCCATGGTGGAGTTGGATCACTTGCTATCCACCAACCCACTGGAATTCTAACTGCATTTAATCCATTCCTAGCTATGAATTTGAAATCATCTTCAACTATAAAAGTGCTCCAATGTTCCTGAAAATTGAACCCCATGAAACGtttacctttatttttattgtactattgtatatttaattttactgCACAATTACCAACATGGTTAATTACCAAATGTCtgtctcttttaaaaaaaaaaatatccggATTTAATTCTTGGAATCATTAGTCTCATAGCAAATTCAAATTATCTAAATTGTAATACTTTGTAATTAGAGTTGATTGATAAGAAAGATAAattcaacacaaataaaattgttcAACTATTATTAAGGacgtctttcaaaaaaaaaaaaaaaactatttattaagGACGATATTTAAtgttttgcattgaaaaaaaaaaaaaattattaaagttaATTAGTGGATGACTGGATTCCATctacaaaaacaaaagttgGTGGATTCTTTGTCCTAATAAGACTACCTTAATATGACATTGCGCTACCCAACTAATTAAAAAAGACTATCTTAGTTGGACCACCATCACGTGTGAATGAGGAGACTTGCTAGTTGCGACAATAAAAAGGAAACTAGGtgggtattttttttaagtaacttaatggttagaattcacacaatttaattgttgtggagaagtggagtgtccggatTCAAACCTTATATAAGTGTATATAGATTGAATTCTCTCaattaaaaaaagggttaaatatgtttttagtccctataaatatgtcaacttttcgttttagtccttctaaaattttccttcaacttttagttcctataaaattttcaatcttcacaaaaagtaaactcaaatgtaaaattcatatttttaaagtaaaatatgtaaaattcatatgtaaaattctaattttcaatcgttttagtcctttttaaagtaaactcatatgtaaaatttatattttttaataaaattttccagaaaaattcaaaatattataagaatctctccaaaaaaaattagaatttattaaaaaaatatgaatttaatatgaatttttatattttttacggttaaaaattcatatttaatttgtgttttgttaaaaaaatttaaatttttttatgcattttttttttagaatattttacacgtTTCTggataatttcattaaaaaatacaaaagtgaaattaaatatagggaccaaaagtagtgattgaaaattttaaagggactaaaagttgaaggaaaattttagagagactaaaacgaaaagttgacatatttatagggaccaaatcatatttaacccttaaaaaaataatgtcgaAATCTTAATTGTTAATGGTCAAGAATCTCTGCATCATTTTTCGGTTATCAATCAATAGTCAAAGAATCTCCgcattatt
Above is a genomic segment from Medicago truncatula cultivar Jemalong A17 chromosome 5, MtrunA17r5.0-ANR, whole genome shotgun sequence containing:
- the LOC11431993 gene encoding (+)-neomenthol dehydrogenase; translated protein: MAEASERVALVTGANRGIGFAICKQLVSNGIKVVLAARDEKRGLEAVDKLKDLALPGHVVFHQLDVIDPTSIGSFADFLKNQFGKLDILVNNAGIVGAQVDGEALAALGVVVDPSKVDWTKIYFENYELVEKGLRTNYFGTKELTRILIPLLQCSSSPKIVNVSSSIGRLEILANGRPKEILSDVENLTEEKIDEIMNEFLKDYKEGSHETKGWPQSNSAYIVSKVALNAYTRVLAKKYPSFSINAISPGFVKTDMTHGNGALTSDEGAEPIVKLALQDGSPSGLFFSRGEEKSF
- the LOC11431994 gene encoding probable glucan 1,3-beta-glucosidase A, encoding MKNCINLKIWFLNLIIMLFVMLSTTHGRPNQKFRLKAVNLGGWLVTEGWIKPSLFDAIPSKDFLDGTGLQFKSVTTKKYLCAESGGGTILVANRSSASGWETFKLWRINKETFRFRVFNKQFVGLDGYNVVAVSNSSIDSETFHIVKENDNSTRVRIKASNGYFLQVKTEEVVTADVSLVNEWRNDDPTIFVMTISDRMQGEFQITNGYGLKKAPQIMKEHWSTFIVEDDFKFIARNGLNAVRIPVGWWIASDPTPPWPYVGGSLHALDNAFLWAEKYGLKVMIDLHAAPDSQNGYEHSSSRDGAQEWGKTDESIKQTVQVIDFLTARYAKSPSLYAVELLNEPRSPDATLESLNKYYKDGYEAVRKHSSTVFVVFSNRLGSSMPREFFPLANGLMGSVIDVHYYSIFGDEFTNMSVQQNIDYIYNNRSSDLNFVTTSNGPLIFVGEWVAEWQVKGAIKNDYKRFGKAQLDVYGRATFGYAYWAFKNVNKHWSLEWMMKNGYIKF